GCAGACAGTCCAAAACGGTGATGGACACGAACTTCCTAATTGCCTGAATTTCTTCACACAGACGTCAGACATCCACATTTAGAGATTTCCCAAGCGGATACATGCAGTAAAGGCAACGCAGTTACACTTAACTtaaaaggtccagtttgtacGAAGTCCCAGCTCGTCagatcccaaagcatcagtatttgactcAAAGAGAGACTTTGCTGAGTTTAAAATGAGCCTTTAAACTCATATTTAAGAACTATATTTAATATCAATAAAGTGCTTGTAAGCTGAGATAATTACATGTTCACTGTTTATGAAGGGACATTATTTGCCAACAGTAATAATGTCTATCAATACatactttttaaatcaaatgttttcctCTATTCGCATATATTTCATCCAAATTTGATACATAAAATAACCCCAAACTAAATTTATGAGACGGGTTTTTTGGTATTGCTCAACATTTGGCTGTAATCTACACTTTGAAGCCACGGCCTGTTGCAAATAACGAGCCGTAACTCTTAAATGATAAATATGACTGAAACCAATTCTGGGTATGTCGTCAATACAGCCGCATTCAGCAAGAGTGtaacattgttgtttttaagaaaatgaaagTTGGTTCAGGAGTCCTCCATGAGAGCAGGACGGTAAAAGGTGAGTTTAAAAACCCACCACTACTGAAACCCTTCATTACATCAATCATCAGAGAGGGAGAAGTGTTTGCGTAACCCTAATCCAGCAAAGGAAATGCAATTTAAGTTCAATGCACGTAAACTTGTACGTATTGAAGTTCTCCATGAGCATGAGAATAAAACGCTGCCGTATCTCTTTAGTGCGAAATTCAATTCCCACAAATTTAGAATATCATTGTAAATCACCAACACTGCTGTGAAATATGATGTTATCCACCTCTTTAACTTACCTTGCTAACAAAGAGTTTTGTGGAGAATTTACCATTTACAGAACTTTAGTTAGCTTACACATCAATCACCAGAAAAGTTTGTGATTGCTCCATCAATCACAAACTTTTCTAGGACATGCAATTTTTGATTTAGACACTCGGGAGTTCTCAATGagcaatcaatcaatcaccggagaggaaaagtgtgtgtgtggttgatgCAGAAGCAGCAATCACACACTTTTCTCAGACTTTTCTAACAAATTTACGGTTTACAGACTTTTAATCATCTTACAGATCGATGCCAGAAAGCtaatttttctttaaaagagtGTGAAAATTTTGTGAGAGTTTAAACACCCACTGCTACTGAAACCATTTATCAACACATCGATCACCAGGGAGGAAAAGTGTTTGCGTGATTGATGCAGCAAAGGAAATGCAGTTTAAGTTAAATGTACGTATTGAATTTACACACTCTTACATTTTGCTGCAGGAGTTCTCCATGAGCATGAGAATAAATTTAGTGGCGAATTTACCATTTCAGAACTTTAGCGTACACATCAATCACCAGAAAAGTTTGTGATTGCTTCATCAATCACAAAGTTTTCTAGGAAATGTAATTTTTGATTTACACACATGAGCAATCAATCACCAGAGAGTGAAAAGTATGTGTGTGGTTGATGCAGAAGCAGCAATCACACACTTTTCTCAGACTTTTCTGACAAATTTAAGGTTTACAGCCTTTTTTATCATTGTATCGCCAGAAAGCTAAACtttctttaaatgtgtgtgtgaaaatttTGTACGAGTTTAAACACCCACTGCTACTGAATCCATTTATCAACACATCAATCACCAGAGagaaaaagtgtttgtgtgactgaTGCAGAAGCAGCAATCACACACTTTTCTCAGACTTTTCTGACAGATTTACTGTTTACATACTTTTTATCATCGTGTAGGTCAATCGCCAGAAAACTGCATTTCCTGAAACTTGCAATTTTTGTTCAAACTTGTTTGTGTGGCTCTATAAACCCCGCCCACTGAGAGGTTTTTGATAATAATACATATGTTATAAACCATTCCTTAGACGTCTTCTGGGTTTAAAGTGTTAAACATCCGTGTAAGAATAATAACAAGTACGCCGGCTCTTTCAAATATATCTTCCTTTACTTTATtcatgtactgtacagtatttCATTTCCAAAGTCTCTATCATACTATATGACAACAATGGCTATCATTtactacaaaaaaaagttgcataaataatttaaatgtggaaataaaaaataaatatgcagTTCATTCTTTATAACAGTCCTTCTTTGTGTCTGTAGGAAACAGCCTGCTTCTCTTTAACGCCCCGTCATCGAGctgggtggggagggggggcacCACCGCAGGAGACCACACAGGTATGATATGTACAGTCACGTTATGCATCACGACTCTCAGCTTACACCACAAACCCCACTTCCAGTTGCTATTTCAAACACACAGTCGGAAAAAGAAGCAAACATTTGTCAGTACAGTTTAGACAACCGAAAAATCAGGAAGCAATACGAGCGGAAAAACAGCGGGGTGCTGACAATAAGTGGAAACATGgtgagtttttttatttctttgtgagGCTCAAGTCCCGTCCGAAGAAGGAGGTCGACAGACGGACAAACTGGGCATCgccacttcctcttcctgcccCGATTCTATCAGGTTAAAAACTTGGGATTATTGTTTTGACTGCGTTATTTTTATTCCCATCTTTCCTGCTGGAGCTATTTACAGAATGGGAGCAGAGAGTGAAGGGGACTGGAGGTGTCCTGAAATCCTGCacgatggattttttttttggccgcGGATGGTTGATCGCTGCTCTATTTGGCCCGGTACGAAAGAATTCCGGTGTGGGCGTGCTGGAGAGCGCTCTGCCCCTAGGTAACAAGACAACCACGCACACATTTTCTGATGCCTCCTACACACATGTGCACTTTTCTTGTGTGCGATTCCAGCAAACAGGAACCGACTATGTCTAGAGAAAATGCTTTTATGACTAGGAATGGACTCATCTGGTAATTGAGGGGAGTCACAGGACTCCTCAGTGCCCGAGTGGTGTTAGTCCTGACAAAACTGCTTTCACCCGCCATTTCTCTTTCACTGTATATGTCGTGGGAAAGGCGCTACTGTAACTGACAGGCCTGGAGCGCTGTCGTGACGAGTGAGGCCTCTTAACGGGCTGTCAGAGAGATGCCTGGACCGCCATACGAGCCAGGGCCTCTCAGAAACCTGTCGACATCCCGCCGTCAGAGCCCCCAGAGCCGCCACCGTCTCCTCCACACACGGCCAAAAGGAGACGGATTACAACCACTTTGGAGCGAAGACGCACCTTTTCAGCTTTAAACAGGGCTGTGGTGCGTTGCAGCGTTGCATCCGCTGGATGTTTGTACAGATGGGCTCGAAGCCTCGGGGAGGACTTCTCATTATGCTTACATGAAATCTGTTTGAGACACAAGTTCAGGGAGGTTTCGAGCTGCTGGGATGATCAGATACTCGTCTCCTGACCGAGCCCCCCCCGACACTGACTCATTTTTGTCATGCAAGTAcgcaaagttcacaaatatgccgacaaaaaaaaaaaaataaaaaaaaaaagactgatgaCGTAAAACCAGCCCAGCAATTAGCTTATGAATTTGCTCTTTGTATTTTCTTATTGCGTCTCCTCCCTACTCGAAGGAGATATGTTGGTCGGTGTGTTGTGtagcatgtgcgtgtgtgtgagtgcgctTTGGTGTCCGGAGAGGAGCATCAGTACGAGTTGCCAACCAACGGCGTGTTGTTCTTGTTCCGGTCTTGAGACAAACGACTGTTCTTCTTCGTGCGTTGCCTCTTCGGAACCTCCTTGGCCTCCGATTGGTTGTGGTGGGGCCTGAAGCGCTTGCACTTGCAGGAGGTGACCACGCGGATTTTGTAAGTCCgagtgctgttgttgttgggacactgcagctgcacccTCCTCGTCCGGGAGTGAGCGGGGATGCAGCGGTATTCCGAGCCGTTGCTCCGCCACCACTTCCCGCGGGCGATGGAGTTGGGCATGAGGTGCGAGGGCATGCACTGGCCCGAGCACACCAGCTCCTTGACGGGTTTGGCGCTGCGGCACGATCCGTCGGTGATGTAACGGGTGGAACGCAGCTCCCTGCAGCTCAGCTCCGACGCACCTGGGTGGAAGAGCAGGATATCACAGTTACACTCGTGGCTTCggcccaaaacacacactttgaagTGCCGCCGCCCCGACGGAGTGGACACACAGCAGGTTAACCGCTTCAGTGCTGCAGCTGCGTCGGATTCAGCGTGTGCTAATTTCTCTGATTCTGGTTTTTCTCAACGTAGACtcagaacattttcaaacacagaAGTGCAGCCGAAAACAGCAGTTTTATGAACTCAACTTAAAAAGGTCAACACTTCATCGGAAGAGAACGATCTTCATGGActgattctttttattttagcttCGCACAGtgtaagaacagcttgtttattcagttatacaAATTAAGAAATTATACATGTTTAcaatatgaatgaggtaatgataccaTAATACCacttccataactgaataaacaaactgttctcagaggaaaataaggtcctagAACACTGTTTCAagctagaaagttggcagggtccaccacatataaacaaagtaaaacagtatgaaattttGTTGTCCTTCAGTTTGTATATTCAGTTTATCCagaagagtttgtttgtttagtttatttaggcataaaaaatatcagtcagtggagatcctcctcttctccaaCACTACAGAATGAACCTTTAATGCGGCAATTTGCACATTAAGCCCGAGATCTGATCACAGTTTCTGCATTTGATTCACGATCCGATCATTAACCGCCGACGGGTCCTGACAAAAGAAATCCAGCTGGCAGCAATCAGCTGATAGCAAATCCAGACCAGAGGGCCATTAAACAGCTCAATCAAACCTAATGGAGGTCTGAGCTGGAAGGGAAAAGCTGGCACACAGCGGCGGCCCTCAGGAAACGTATGTGGTGATGGAGGAGTAAATAGCTGTCTGGTTATTTTAAGGCAGCTCTGCAACTGTACGATTCTGCACAAGCTGGACATCTGCCAGACTGATCTGAGCTTGTAATCCGATGTTTTTTAACAGCCGTGCGCATGAGTTATCgtcctgtgttgtgttttttttttttacaagcagCGTGTAAAAGAGGGGTAAAAGAAACTGTCGGTTAAGAAATGATACACTCAGAGAGGGATCTGTTTTCCTCTGTGGCtttctttgcaaaaaaaaaaaaaaagggctgaaCAAAAGGATTTATGTGAGgtgacttccttttttttttttttttactctcccCCTGGAGAACCTGATCTGGTGTTATTCTGTGGCTGGAGGGACCGCAGCGGTACACAGTGTCTACAGCGCGCTGGGCAGGCGGTTTGCACCAAATTACCACCCAAAAAAAGTCAGCTCCAATGAGCGTTTCAACCtttacatttcctgtttttcctctccacTGTCAAGCTGAAAAAATCATTACTAATGATGGTGGcctggaaacaaaacaacaaaaaaaaaaaacagcagactaCTGTAAAGTTGCCTGAGCTGCTCGTCTCCCCGCAGGCGGTGGGAGGCGAAGGACTGGAGGGAGGCCAGGCAGTGGTCGAAGCTCTGCTGTGACCCCACTGAGACCCAGAGGAGCCGTCCCAGGATGAAAACCGAGAGATGGATGAGGAGAATAATCCAGGAGATTTCTGTGTGAAACGCAACACACATGCTTTCTGATCCGTGTGAAAACAAGGGGATGaggggtttgtttttttccacccctTTTTAGGAGCCGGATAAAAGTTACTTCAAaatgttgagtttgtttttttcccccagagaCAAAAATCAGTCACACTAACGGATCTCGACTGGGTAATTCCTCCCGTCAGCTGTTGATCCTCTAATCTAATCAATCCTCATCTTCTCTGATCAGCGATGATTAAGTGAAAATTGTGGGAACATGAGCGAGAGGATCGGAAACCTTCACAGGGCCACAGGTGGGAATCATTCTCAAAGGCAATGTTGCATTTAAAAAGCAATttcccaccaaaaaaaaaaaaaagaaagaagaagtcAAGCCCCCACTGTGgagttttttctttctatttggGAGACATGTTGTTGCAATCAAATCGTTATGGCGCAAGTAGAGCCTGACTAATAGTATAAGGAGAGCAGGAAACAACCTGGAAGAcaatgtgaaacaaaaaaaaagccctcaTGTCTCTCTGAATGCTCCACTTCACTTTGTGGAGGCTGTTGGGGGGAGAAACCGCAAGAATGCGCGTCTGTGCCGCTCTCATCACCCTCGACTGTGACGACTGACGATGAAGCAAGAAAACACACTTCCCACACAGCAGATGCTGCTTTTAATCAGGGAGCCAGtgtggaaattaaaaaaggggAGCTGGTCTTTAAGTCAGATCCACGAATTTGGGAAACGTTTGGAAAGGactatatttgatttttttttaaagaatttgaaaaaacaaacaagacaggTCAATAATTTACCTCCTTAGAATAAAGACATATTTTAATAACAAGGTCACTTGTCAGATTTAATTTCTGGAGGtatcaaataaagacaaataaagattAAGATTGTCCTTTTTTGGAGATTTTGGTTGTGCGCCAAACCAAAATTTcccaaaaaaggaaaatatgatCTTAGtacaaaaaaccccccaaacgATTACAAGTTTTCACGAGTATAAATTACATATTCTCATGACGTTTCACTCACatgcattttgtgttttgacGTTAAACGTGACAAAAACACCTCATTTTAACCGTTTTACGCATTTTTACGCACGTCTCCTCACTTTTACGCACCAGGCCTCCTTGAAATTACGCCTTTTTTTATCTAGTTTGACTTGAATAATAATCTAAATATGACGCAATCTTATTCCTCAGGATTCATTTCAcctgttttttcctttccaaCACTTACTGTATGAGACCGTGCTCGCCGTCCTCCCGCCGCTCTTCGCCCTGTTGTTCATACTGTTCgtgttgatgttgttgctgCCGTTGGTCGCCTGCGTGATCGCCTCCTGCGGAGTCCGCGTCTCCTCCCTGTACTCCGGTAAAATCTCCGTGGCGTCGTTCTTCAGTACCTTCCATCCCTTCACGGCCGTGCAGCAtccctgcagcagcaggagcgcCGAGCTGGAGACGAGGAGCGCCACAGACACCTGCATGCTGCTGAGAGGTGACCGCGAGGAGGGAGAGCCAAAAGGtgcacgaggaggaggaaggagaggaaggagaagaagacagaaagagggagagagagagactgagatcCTCAGTGGAAGAGGCGCACTCGGTATTTAAAGCGACGAGAGTTTCCGTCAAGACTGACAATTAAGAGCTTACACAGAGTGGGAGGGTCCGACCTGAGAGATTCATTGAGAAActagaggaggggaggaggagaggaggaggagaggagagggtgagggGGGGCGGGGGAttaggggagaggaggaaaagaaaggatgggggaaataaaagaggagagaccaaaaagaggagaggaggaaataaaacaagaacaggaggtgagaggagaagaaaggagaagaaattAGGGGAGAAGTAAAGAGCAAAGGAATGGAAAAGAGGGTataggaagagaggagaggaggaaataagaggacaggaagtgagagaagaagagagaggaaaggaaaggaaaggagggtaagagaggaggggggtaggggaaaggaaaagaggagaagaagaaaataaaagagaagagacaaaaaagaggagaggaggaaataaaacaagaacaggaggtgagaggagaagaaatagaagaaatgaggggagaagaaaaagaaaggaaaagagggtaaaagagatgagaggagaaaaggaaagaggaggatATAAGAGGACAAGAagtgagagaagaagagaggagaggaaaggaaaggaaaggaaaggaaaggagggtAAGAGAAGAGGAGGTAGGGGAaaggaaaacaggagaaaaagaaaggatgggggaaataaaagagaagagacaaaaaaggagaggaggaaataaaacaggacaggaggtgagaggagaagaaatgaggggggaagaaaagaaaattaaaagagggtataggaagagaggagaggagaaaaggaaagaggagagacaaaaaaaagagaagaggaggaaataagaggacaggaagtgagagaagacaggaaaggaagaggagcaggaaaaagacaaaatagaggagaaagaggaggaaagaataGAGGCAAGAAataagagaggaggagaggagatatgcgacagggagagaggaaaggagaataaATGAGAGGAGAAGTAAAGgggaaaggaaagagaggagaggaggaaataagAGGAAAGGACATAAAGGAAGTGATAAAGAAGAGAAGGGAGAAAGTAGAGGAGAaggggggaagaaaagaaaggaaaggaaagaagggagAGGAAAAGCCAAGTGGAAGGGAAACAAGGGAAGGcaagagagaggaagtgagcggagaagggaaaggaggagaaaaggagaagagagaacATAACCagaaaaggaagagaagagaaggtgaGAGGAATtggaaggaagaaagaggagaggagaagaagtgaaagaaagagagaagaagaaaggggaaagagaagagatggaaagaacagaaaaaatgttGGAGTGGGGGAAATAAAaggaagggaggagaaggaagatggaggaaacagagagaggaaaaggaagtgagaggagaagaaaagggaggtgaaaggaaaggaaaggaggatAGGATGAGTTGGGAGGTGAGAGGAGCAGACACATGTCAgctgatgtgttgttgttgttgttgttgttgtaatgaaGAGAACAAAATGCATCGTCTCTTTCTAACGACTTCCGCTGCATGACGTGTCTCTGAAGTATTCAGGCGTCTTTGGGAGCTGAGGAGGTTTACTTTGGACTCGATGAAGTTGTTccactgcctcctcctcctcctcctcctcctcctcctccgtcttccCCTTAATCATTCATTTCTCACATTAATTATCCATCGTCACAGCTCTCAGTGGAGACAATCAAAccaatcagatcagatcagatccaCCGACCTTCATttgctccttcagctccttcatGCGTTCTGTTCAGGACCAGaacttttcttttccaaatGATTTACAGCAGAGTCCGATCATCTCTCTGGtttaaataaagtaataatCCGGACGGAGGGCTGCATGCTCGCTCTCCTCTGAGTTTCTTGGCATCGCTCTCGGCCTCGGTGATCTGACGAGTGCTGACAGATGGAGGCTCTCTCACTCAAACACTGCCCTCTTGAGGGAGAATAAACAAGTCTGGTGGAAGCAGGAAAGATGGGATTAGACCTCATTAGCATCACACTCGTTCCTTTCTCTTTAAAATAT
Above is a genomic segment from Sparus aurata chromosome 20, fSpaAur1.1, whole genome shotgun sequence containing:
- the sost gene encoding sclerostin; translation: MQVSVALLVSSSALLLLQGCCTAVKGWKVLKNDATEILPEYREETRTPQEAITQATNGSNNINTNSMNNRAKSGGRTASTVSYSASELSCRELRSTRYITDGSCRSAKPVKELVCSGQCMPSHLMPNSIARGKWWRSNGSEYRCIPAHSRTRRVQLQCPNNNSTRTYKIRVVTSCKCKRFRPHHNQSEAKEVPKRQRTKKNSRLSQDRNKNNTPLVGNSY